In one window of Microtus pennsylvanicus isolate mMicPen1 chromosome 2, mMicPen1.hap1, whole genome shotgun sequence DNA:
- the Defb115 gene encoding beta-defensin 115 isoform X2 — protein sequence MLPTRSSALSGHIKLWFLTLAVLVVLAQTSPDGWLRTCYYGMGKCRYECRTTEKRKEKCGDLTFCCIQISKSKLYHLPPVKDQSKKEC from the exons ATGCTGCCGACTCGCTCCTCGGCCCTCTCAGGACACATTAAGCTCTGGTTTCTGACCTTAGCTGTCCTTGTGGTCCTGGCTCAGACTTCCCCAG ATGGGTGGCTGAGAACGTGCTATTATGGAATGGGCAAATGCAGATATGAATGCAGGACaactgagaagaggaaagagaaatgtgGGGACTTAACTTTTTGCTGTATTCAAATATCAAAGTCGAAACTATATCACTTGCCTCCAGTCAAAGACCAGTCAAAGAAAG AATGCTAA
- the Defb115 gene encoding beta-defensin 115 isoform X1, translated as MLPTRSSALSGHIKLWFLTLAVLVVLAQTSPDGWLRTCYYGMGKCRYECRTTEKRKEKCGDLTFCCIQISKSKLYHLPPVKDQSKKGISAYAVVKFTWNPRPLADAESEQATWGRHSHV; from the exons ATGCTGCCGACTCGCTCCTCGGCCCTCTCAGGACACATTAAGCTCTGGTTTCTGACCTTAGCTGTCCTTGTGGTCCTGGCTCAGACTTCCCCAG ATGGGTGGCTGAGAACGTGCTATTATGGAATGGGCAAATGCAGATATGAATGCAGGACaactgagaagaggaaagagaaatgtgGGGACTTAACTTTTTGCTGTATTCAAATATCAAAGTCGAAACTATATCACTTGCCTCCAGTCAAAGACCAGTCAAAGAAAG GAATTTCTGCATACGCCGTGGTAAAGTTCACATGGAATCCAAGGCCTCTTGCTGATGCGGAATCCGAACAGGCCACCTGGGGAAGACATAGCCATGTTTAG